The genomic interval CAAAAGCTTGGATTGCCTGCACGGGAAGCAATTCAGTGGAACCTGTTGGATCTGGCACTGACCCATCCAACAATTTCGTCTAAGGAAAACTACGAACAATTGGAGTTTGTGGGTGATGCGGTTGTGCGGCTTGCAGCAGCAGAGCTTTTATTAGAAAAATATCCTGCCCTGCCTGTAGGGGAGTTTGCCGCAATTCGATCAGTGTTGGTCAGCGATCGAGTCCTGGCAAAAATTGCTGCCAGCTATAACCTCGATCGTTATTTGCTGATGGCTGATAGCGCTCTAAAAGATACCCTTGGTCAGGAATCCCGTCTTGCAGAAGCTTTTGAAGCAGTGCTGGCTGCGCTTTACCTAAGTAACCATAGTTTGAAGTTGATCCGTCCCTGGCTCGACCCCCACTTGCAGCAGTTGATTACAGAAATTCGGCAGGACCCTGCCAGACAAAATTACAAAGCGGCACTGCAAGAGTGGAGCCAATCCCGTTACAAGACGCTGCCTGAGTACCGGGTTACCCAGGAAGAACAGAAGCATGGAGCTTCCCACCGGTTTGTTGCCGAGGTCTGGTTGCGAGGGGAGCGGTTAGGGCAGGGAAGCGGACGTTCTATAAAAGCAGCGGAACAGGAAGCAGCCCAGGCAGCCTTTCAATCCGTTCGGGCAGCCTACCCAACTGAAGAAATGGAATGATCGGGAGTATCTTTGGGTTGCGAAGTTTCGTTGGTGGTGCCGTTGGTAGAGATGTCTGTTTCAGAAGCTTCACCTGTTGTACCTGAACCGTTTGCAGAATAAGGTTCCCTGGCGGGTAGCCAGATCCGGAAAGTGCTACCTTTACCAGGAGTGGATTGGAAGGATAATGTGCCGCCGTGGAGTTCGGCAAGTCGTTTGGTAAGCGCTAAACCAAGCCCTGTGCCTTCGTGCTTACGGGTCAATGAGGAGTCGATTTGTTGAAAGGGGCGAAACAGCAGATGCCATCGCTCTTGGGGAATACCAATCCCTGAATCTGTAACCTCTAAACAGAGGTAAGGGGTGCTGTCATTAATGGGGCTATGGTCTGGTCGGACATCCTGCGCCATGTCATACCCGTAACCCAGCCAGCCTCTTAATCTGACCTGTCCTCCCTCTGGTGTGAATTTAACGGCGTTAGATAGGAGGTTAATCACCATCTGCCGAACCCGACGTTCGTCTAATGTCACCTGGTCTAACTTCGGATCGACCTCCATCGACAAAGATAAATGCTTTTTCTCTGCTCCTGCCTGAACCATCTTGAGGGACTCCTGGCAAAGTTCCTGGATTAGGACAGGCTGGAGATTGAGTTCTACTTTGCCCGCTTCAATCTTGGAAATGTTGAGCAAATCATCAATAATCTTGAGTAGGTGAAGCGAAGCGTCATCGGCTCGCTGCAAGAAATCCAGTTCTTCTTCCCGGCTATCGCAGCACCCTTCCCTAACCAGACGAACGCAGCCGATGATAGCGTTCAGGGGAGTTCTGAGTTCGTGGGAAGTCGTCGCCAAAAAATCACTTTTCAACTGATTGGCAACCTGGGCTTCTTGCCATGCGGTTTCCAGTTCCTCTGCCCGTTCTTCTAACTGCTCCACCATGCGATCGAGGGCTTCTGCCAGTTGATTCATCTCGCGAATTTTAAAGTTCTTCGGTGCCCGCTCCAGGGGACGACGACGATGGATATGAAGTGCGTAGCTTCCCAATTGTTCGAGGGGCAATGCCAGGTCACGGGCGATGTAAATCGTTGCCAGCAGATTGGCAGCAATCAAGCCCAACGTCAGCAGAACGAGTAAGGTTCTTATTCCATTCAAACCCTCAAGGGCGCTTTCAATGCGAGCGACCGATACGATCACCCAGGTATCATCCTGCTTGGAATTAATCGAAATTTGAACCGATGCATAACCTGGGACAGCGCTGAATAGTGTTGTCCTTAATTTTGTCCCAGAGGAACAGATCCTTATCATCTTTATCGTTGTCTGAGTCACCAGTAATTGCCTTATCAAAAACTTTTCTTAGCCCCTCTTCAGAGGGTTCCTGCTTGATATTGATGCCAATCCGATCGCTTTCATAATCAGCAAGTACTGTACCGTTCTGATCAATAACAATCGTATCTGTTGTGCCGGTATCCTGGCGTAGAAGTGCGGCTTGAATACTCAATGCATAGCGTATTTGCCCAAAAGAATCATAGATAGGCGCATTAAAGACCAACGAAAGCTGACGCAGGGGATTGGCTGACCGGGATATGAGGGTTGGAGGAACCGATGAAATTCGAATACTGGAACGAGGGTCCAGGAGAACTTGGCTCTGCGTGGGCCAGAGCTTACTGGAAACTTGACTAATCGGTTGGTTGCCACAGCTACTCGATTCAATCTGTCCAGTTTGCAGATTGGTCAATTGAATGCATTCCACCCCTTTGGGCATCCAGCGTACCATGCGGCTAGTCAATTCCTGGGGACCCTGGGGTTGATCAAGCTGGGTAGAGAAGGCTTCACTGGCCGTAATGAGGTTCGATTTTAACGCATCAATTCCATCCCGAATATTTTCTCCCTTCCGAATGGCGCTCTGCTTCAGATTAGTCCGGGCTGTATCCAGCAGCATATCGCGGGATCTTTTGTACATCACGTATTCCCCGGTGAGCAAAACGGGTATGCTCAGCAGCAAGATCCTCGATAGGAGGGTGCGGCGGAAGGAGGATTGACCCGGTTTAGCAGCCATAGAAAATCTCTAAACTGATGCGCGTAGCCTAGTAGCGACCATCCTCAGCCAACAAATGTAGCAGTTGTCTGCTCCCATAGACCACACCCTATCATGACGAACCCTGTTGTTTATGTAGTCATGCGACTGGGGGAGAAAGGCTAAACTCAATTATTACAATGGTTGAACCCGAATAGACAAAGTCGAATCAAATTTCACTGAATCTACATAGCCACTATCGCAGACACTGGCAGAAATAGCTATTCGTGCTGTGGTGGACAAGGATAGGAAAATTATGGGTGATGAATTGTAAATTCCAGTCCCAACACCTGATCCTCATAACCTACTCCCTAACCACGCGGTAGTGCAAAAACACCTCATCGGATTGTGTTTGCAATTCCAGGAGTTGCAGTCGAGGGGCTAAGGCTTCTAGAAATCCCAGACCTTCGACTAAGGTGGGCGCAGATTTGCCTCCTAAAACCAGGGGACAGATCGTAATCCAGAACTCGTCAATGAATCCGTTTGCCAGTAGAGAGGCAACCAATTCTCCTCCGCCCAAAACTGCCAATTGTTTCAAACCTAATGTGGTGAGTTGTTGAAAAGCAGCCTGCCAGTCAATTTCCTCTGTGGCTGTCTCTGCAACCAAAATTTTTTCAAAACCAGGGAAGGTTTGCCATCGTTGAGCGCCCCTGTGAGTGGTCAACAGCCAGTGGGGAACAGGCTGGCGAAAAAATGGATAGTTTGGGTCTAGAAGGGCCGATCGCGAGCAAACGATTTGCACCGGCTGTAGGGGTTTTCCCTGGTGCTGTCTTTCCTGTAAAAGGGAGGGTTGGATAACTCGCAGGGTTGTTCCATAAGCTCTCAGAGTCCCTGCTCCAAACAACACCCCATCTGAGCGGGCAATCTGCTTTTCCAGATGGGCTTTATCTTCAGCAGAACCAAATCGAGCAGGATTGCGGTTGATGTCTGCAATTTTGCCATCCAGGCTCATTGCCAGGATCACAGTTACAAAGGGACGGTGCTTATCCAGATCAGCCATTAAGCGATGGGGGAGATAGGGATGGGAGTTAGGATTGGAACTTGTCCTCCACAATTCATCATTCATAACTCATCATTCTCCTCACCCCCCACCTCTCTAGATGTATTACGCTGTATCAAGTTCTCTCTATCAAGTATGGTGGAACAACTTAAGCCTCGTTACTCAGTTGCCTGGATCAATCGAGTTGCCGAAATTCCCCAGGTGGAGTGGGATGCTTTGGCAAAACCGCTCAAGACACCTTTTTTTGAGTGGGAATGGCTGAATAATATGGAGACTTCTGGCAGTGCTACGGCGCGGACAGGCTGGCTGCCAAATCATCTGACGGTATGGCGCGATCGCACCCTGATCGCCGCCGCCCCGCTCTATGTAAAGGGTCACAGCTATGGGGAGTTTGTGTTTGACCACCAGTGGGCAGACCTGGCGACCCGGCTCGGCATTGAGTACTATCCCAAGCTATTGGGGATGTCTCCTTTTACTCCAGCGGAAGGATACCGTTTCCTGATTGCACCTGGGGAAGATGAGGATGCGCTCACCGGGCTAATGGTGAACGCGATCGACCATTTTTGCGATCGCAATACGATCTCTGGCTGCCATTTTCTTTATGTTGACCCGGAGTGGCAACCTGTCATTGAACGGCACGGCTTTAGTCGTTGGCTGCACCACAGCTTCATCTGGCAAAACCAGGGCTACCAGACCTTCGACCATTATCTGGACGCCTTCAACGCGAATCAACGGCGCAACATCAAGCGGGAGCGGAAGGCTGTGAAGAAGGCGGGTCTGGTTTTGCAAACCCTTACTGGGGAGCAGATCCCAAAGTCCCACTTTTCCCTGATGTACAACTTCTATAGCGACACCTGCGATAAGTTTGGCTGGTGGGGTAGCAAATACTTGACGCGTAAGTTTTTTGAGCATCTCCACCCCCACTACAGCGATCGCGTGGTATTTGTTGCAGCCTATAGTGAGCAGGATCTCCACCATCCGGTTGGGATGTCATTTTGCCTGACCAAGGGAACGAACCTCTACGGGCGCTACTGGGGTTCGCATCAGGAAATTGATTGTCTCCATTTTGATGCCTGCTACTACACTCCGATCGAGTGGGCAATTTCCCAGGGCATCCAGATGTTTGACCCCGGTGCGGGTGGACGCCACAAAAAACGGCGCGGCTTCCCCGCTACGCCCAATCATTCTGTGCATAGATTCTATGATCCCCGTTTCACCCAAATCTTTCGCTCCTACATCAGTGAAGTGAATGAGATGGAGCAACGGGAAATGGACTCGATTAATCGGGATCTGCCTTTTAAGAAAAATGGGGAGTCGGGAATGGGGAGTGGGGAGCAGGGGGAGGAGTGTTCTAAGTTTTGAGTTTTGAGTTGAACGTGAAGGGGGGAGGAGTGACGATTAGACGATTAAAGGATGCCCTTAATCCTTTCCCTATCACCTACCACCTGACCCCTACCAGCTAACTGATGCCATGATCAAAAATTTAAGGAATTCGATCGCTGAATTGGGGTCAGGTCACTTATAGTATCTCTACGGTAAAATTTCCAAATTGAACGCTATCGGTAGGATTTTTGGAAAGAGTTTAACCTGTTGGCATCTACCAGCATGTGCTTAATGGTTTGTTTTAGAAAGTGATTCAAGGGTTCCCAACATGAATGGTAGTTTGAATCAAACCTCAACGGCAGTGAGTGAATCCCAGCCCTGGCTGATCCGTTGGTTCATCCTGGTTTTAGTAGGGGTTGGGGTTGGATGGGCTGGAATCGGCTTGGTGTCAGCGGAGGTTGCCCGGAGTCAGTTAGCTGGTTCTGCCAGCGATAAGGAAAGGGGGGGCGCGGCACCAGGGGGATTGTCACGCTTAACCCTGAAGTCTGGTAGTAAGGGTGATGAGGTCAGCGAATTACAGTCTACTTTGAAGCTTTTGGGGTATTACGGAGGAACGGTGGATGGGGTATATGGAGAAAGCACAGTCACAGCTGTATCACTGTTCCAAAAGTCTGCTGGGTTGAGTGCTGATGGAATTGCGGGGCCAGCAACGTGGAATCGTCTTTTCCCACCAACACCGACGATCTCCGCAACAGCGCTGCCAGCTCCAGTGGTGAATCGTCCTCCAGGCGCACAACCGATGAATCCGGGAAGCCCTCATTCTGCGAATGCAGCGATCGCTGGAAAGCCTGCTGCGGGTACAAGTTCTGGTGCGGCTCCGACGACGATCGCGGCAAAACCGGGGGGGGCAACCGCTGC from Kovacikia minuta CCNUW1 carries:
- the rnc gene encoding ribonuclease III, with amino-acid sequence MVLPYPHRQKQLQNLVQKLGLPAREAIQWNLLDLALTHPTISSKENYEQLEFVGDAVVRLAAAELLLEKYPALPVGEFAAIRSVLVSDRVLAKIAASYNLDRYLLMADSALKDTLGQESRLAEAFEAVLAALYLSNHSLKLIRPWLDPHLQQLITEIRQDPARQNYKAALQEWSQSRYKTLPEYRVTQEEQKHGASHRFVAEVWLRGERLGQGSGRSIKAAEQEAAQAAFQSVRAAYPTEEME
- a CDS encoding sensor histidine kinase, which codes for MIVSVARIESALEGLNGIRTLLVLLTLGLIAANLLATIYIARDLALPLEQLGSYALHIHRRRPLERAPKNFKIREMNQLAEALDRMVEQLEERAEELETAWQEAQVANQLKSDFLATTSHELRTPLNAIIGCVRLVREGCCDSREEELDFLQRADDASLHLLKIIDDLLNISKIEAGKVELNLQPVLIQELCQESLKMVQAGAEKKHLSLSMEVDPKLDQVTLDERRVRQMVINLLSNAVKFTPEGGQVRLRGWLGYGYDMAQDVRPDHSPINDSTPYLCLEVTDSGIGIPQERWHLLFRPFQQIDSSLTRKHEGTGLGLALTKRLAELHGGTLSFQSTPGKGSTFRIWLPAREPYSANGSGTTGEASETDISTNGTTNETSQPKDTPDHSISSVG
- a CDS encoding RibD family protein, which produces MNDELWRTSSNPNSHPYLPHRLMADLDKHRPFVTVILAMSLDGKIADINRNPARFGSAEDKAHLEKQIARSDGVLFGAGTLRAYGTTLRVIQPSLLQERQHQGKPLQPVQIVCSRSALLDPNYPFFRQPVPHWLLTTHRGAQRWQTFPGFEKILVAETATEEIDWQAAFQQLTTLGLKQLAVLGGGELVASLLANGFIDEFWITICPLVLGGKSAPTLVEGLGFLEALAPRLQLLELQTQSDEVFLHYRVVRE
- a CDS encoding GNAT family N-acetyltransferase produces the protein MVEQLKPRYSVAWINRVAEIPQVEWDALAKPLKTPFFEWEWLNNMETSGSATARTGWLPNHLTVWRDRTLIAAAPLYVKGHSYGEFVFDHQWADLATRLGIEYYPKLLGMSPFTPAEGYRFLIAPGEDEDALTGLMVNAIDHFCDRNTISGCHFLYVDPEWQPVIERHGFSRWLHHSFIWQNQGYQTFDHYLDAFNANQRRNIKRERKAVKKAGLVLQTLTGEQIPKSHFSLMYNFYSDTCDKFGWWGSKYLTRKFFEHLHPHYSDRVVFVAAYSEQDLHHPVGMSFCLTKGTNLYGRYWGSHQEIDCLHFDACYYTPIEWAISQGIQMFDPGAGGRHKKRRGFPATPNHSVHRFYDPRFTQIFRSYISEVNEMEQREMDSINRDLPFKKNGESGMGSGEQGEECSKF
- a CDS encoding peptidoglycan-binding domain-containing protein produces the protein MNGSLNQTSTAVSESQPWLIRWFILVLVGVGVGWAGIGLVSAEVARSQLAGSASDKERGGAAPGGLSRLTLKSGSKGDEVSELQSTLKLLGYYGGTVDGVYGESTVTAVSLFQKSAGLSADGIAGPATWNRLFPPTPTISATALPAPVVNRPPGAQPMNPGSPHSANAAIAGKPAAGTSSGAAPTTIAAKPGGATAAFPIPSALTPAPSQPAHQPAAVAIPAKKPNTAKTGSHPSPGPVATNSSLNAATPELITFPILRLGMKGPAVIGLQRRLRAIGLLKSSADGVFGSETQDAVKAAQRKFKLEADGVVGPATWIELMQ